Proteins found in one Deltaproteobacteria bacterium genomic segment:
- a CDS encoding AarF/ABC1/UbiB kinase family protein, with protein MKGTVLAIRKIGIIGRTYRHAQRYRQILTVLFRYGFGDLLHSLKIEHYLDIGLRLISRQPRKDLETLSRAERVRMAIEDLGPTFVKMGQILSTRPDLLPTEFLYELGKLQDQVPPFASEQAQKIIETELQVPLDTIFRDFEEIPLASASLGQVHRARLADGEEVVVKVQRPDIRKTIEVDLEILMHLATLAERHLAGWEIQRPTQIVEEFTRVLEKELDYTLEASHLERFASQFISDPTIYVPKVYRDATTAKVLTMEYVDAIKVSDLERLKKARLNPQEIARRGFDLIMKQIFVHGFFHADPHPGNIFILPNNVICFLDFGMMGRIGQKSRDDFADLIMGAVSRDEAKVMDALLRLTYWDQEPDRRALQRDVSEFLDLYLYRPLKEVELGPLLQELLDLVDKHRLRVPSDLFLMTKALSTVEGVGRTLDPDFDAMEQAAPFMRRIQLERLYPPRIAGEMFDSGMELFHLMKEFPGELREFLKQVRQGKMKVEFEHRGLEPMLHTHDRISNRLAFAIVLASLVIGSSLIVLSDIPPKWHDIPVICLAGFVVSGAMGFWLLISIIRRGKL; from the coding sequence ATAAAGGGAACTGTCTTGGCCATCCGTAAGATCGGCATCATCGGACGCACTTACCGCCATGCCCAGCGTTACCGGCAGATCCTGACGGTGCTTTTTCGATATGGCTTTGGGGATCTGCTGCACAGCCTGAAGATCGAACACTATCTGGATATCGGCCTGCGGTTGATTTCTCGCCAACCGCGGAAAGACCTGGAGACTCTCTCCCGGGCGGAGCGGGTCAGAATGGCCATCGAGGATCTCGGTCCGACATTTGTCAAGATGGGCCAGATTCTTTCCACTCGTCCGGATCTTTTGCCCACGGAGTTCCTCTACGAACTGGGAAAATTGCAGGACCAGGTGCCGCCCTTTGCCTCGGAACAGGCCCAGAAGATTATTGAAACAGAACTACAGGTTCCGCTTGACACAATCTTCAGAGATTTTGAAGAAATTCCCCTGGCTTCGGCATCCTTGGGACAGGTTCATCGGGCCCGGCTGGCCGATGGGGAAGAGGTGGTAGTCAAGGTCCAGCGGCCGGACATCCGCAAAACCATTGAGGTTGACCTGGAAATCCTGATGCATCTGGCTACCCTGGCAGAGCGACATCTAGCCGGCTGGGAGATCCAGCGCCCCACCCAGATCGTAGAGGAATTTACTCGGGTGCTGGAAAAGGAGCTGGACTACACCCTCGAAGCCTCCCACCTGGAGCGTTTTGCCAGTCAGTTTATCAGTGATCCCACCATCTATGTGCCCAAGGTTTATCGTGACGCCACCACCGCCAAGGTGCTTACCATGGAGTATGTGGACGCCATCAAGGTCTCCGACCTCGAGCGCCTGAAAAAGGCCCGGCTTAATCCGCAGGAGATCGCCCGCCGGGGCTTTGATCTGATCATGAAACAGATTTTCGTGCACGGTTTCTTTCATGCCGACCCCCATCCGGGCAACATCTTTATCTTGCCGAACAACGTCATCTGTTTTCTGGACTTCGGCATGATGGGGCGTATCGGCCAGAAAAGCCGGGATGACTTCGCCGACCTAATAATGGGGGCGGTGAGCCGGGATGAAGCAAAGGTCATGGATGCCCTACTCAGGCTCACCTATTGGGATCAGGAACCGGATCGCAGAGCTTTGCAGAGAGATGTGTCCGAATTTTTAGATCTCTACCTGTACCGCCCTCTCAAGGAGGTGGAACTCGGTCCACTCTTGCAAGAGCTGCTGGATCTGGTTGATAAGCATCGCCTGCGGGTGCCATCAGATCTGTTTCTGATGACCAAGGCCCTTAGCACCGTGGAGGGAGTAGGCCGCACCCTGGATCCGGACTTTGACGCCATGGAACAGGCGGCCCCGTTTATGCGAAGGATTCAGTTGGAGCGTCTGTATCCGCCGCGCATCGCCGGGGAGATGTTCGATTCGGGAATGGAATTGTTCCATCTTATGAAGGAATTTCCTGGAGAGCTGCGCGAGTTCCTCAAACAGGTCAGACAGGGCAAGATGAAGGTCGAATTCGAGCATCGCGGCCTGGAGCCGATGCTTCATACCCATGACCGGATCAGCAACCGGTTGGCCTTTGCGATTGTCCTGGCTTCTCTGGTGATCGGTTCCTCTCTTATCGTGCTTTCGGATATCCCACCCAAATGGCATGATATACCCGTTATTTGCCTGGCAGGTTTTGTGGTTTCCGGGGCGATGGGGTTTTGGCTGTTGATCTCCATCATCAGACGCGGGAAGCTGTAA